One segment of Dolichospermum sp. DET69 DNA contains the following:
- a CDS encoding hybrid sensor histidine kinase/response regulator encodes MSNLKKDRILSVDDVQDNLNLVRTLLEGEGYSVDSALDGTIALEKIRKLPPDLIILDVMMPGIDGYEVTRRVRNNPEINYIPILLLTAHPESSASVVEGLDTGADDFIRKPFEIEELLARVRSLLKLKHSMDEQRKMTLQREDFVSRLTHDLRTPLVAANRMLSLFLQEVFCPISPDMKTAINIMIRSNQNLLEMVNTLLEVYRFEAGKKTLNFESCNLITIAAEVVSEITPLALEKNLTLTLDTHELSPTENNGGIVNGDRLELRRVFNNLIGNAIKFTDTGNIEIRIFETLSPSNHSSQVIIEVQDTGYGIAAEDQGTIFERFHQSKNKRSGSGLGLHLSSRIVEAHGGQMELSSEIGKGSIFTVKLPKITG; translated from the coding sequence ATGTCTAATCTAAAAAAAGACCGCATTTTGTCCGTTGATGATGTTCAAGATAATCTGAATTTAGTACGAACACTTCTAGAAGGTGAGGGATATAGTGTTGATTCAGCTCTAGATGGGACAATAGCTTTAGAAAAAATCAGAAAATTACCACCGGATCTGATTATTTTAGATGTGATGATGCCGGGAATAGATGGTTATGAAGTTACAAGACGAGTTCGGAATAATCCCGAAATAAACTATATTCCGATTTTACTACTGACAGCACATCCTGAATCTAGTGCTAGTGTTGTCGAAGGTTTAGATACTGGTGCTGATGATTTTATTCGCAAACCCTTTGAGATAGAAGAACTATTAGCAAGAGTGCGATCGCTTTTAAAATTAAAGCACAGTATGGACGAACAACGAAAAATGACACTACAGCGAGAGGACTTTGTTTCTCGTCTTACCCATGATTTACGCACTCCCCTAGTCGCAGCCAATCGAATGCTGTCCTTATTTCTGCAAGAAGTTTTTTGTCCGATTTCTCCAGATATGAAAACAGCCATTAATATCATGATTCGCAGTAATCAAAATCTCCTGGAAATGGTGAATACATTACTAGAAGTTTACCGTTTTGAAGCTGGGAAAAAAACTCTCAACTTTGAATCATGTAACTTAATAACAATTGCTGCTGAAGTAGTCAGTGAGATCACTCCTTTAGCACTTGAGAAAAACTTAACTTTAACCTTGGATACCCATGAGTTAAGCCCAACAGAAAATAATGGGGGAATAGTGAATGGCGATCGCTTAGAATTAAGACGAGTATTCAATAATTTAATTGGTAATGCCATCAAATTTACGGATACAGGTAACATAGAAATTCGCATTTTTGAAACCTTATCCCCAAGCAATCATAGCAGTCAAGTAATCATCGAAGTTCAAGATACAGGTTATGGTATTGCCGCAGAAGATCAAGGAACAATTTTTGAGCGCTTTCATCAAAGCAAGAATAAAAGATCAGGTAGTGGATTAGGACTACATCTTTCCAGCCGGATTGTGGAAGCACACGGAGGTCAAATGGAGCTTTCCTCAGAAATCGGCAAAGGTAGCATATTCACAGTCAAACTACCTAAAATTACTGGATGA
- a CDS encoding response regulator has translation MYLAHSFMSNEKRQKHQQPLILVVENHDDSLLLMSYTLELLGCQSICQKESSTTIFMAKEHQPDLILLNIFLPSMSGLDVIQYLKHESLTCHIPVVAVTVLTGSEDKKSLLEAGFDDYIIKPYMIEELGAIIDRLLGRKFELCSALAVQRIH, from the coding sequence ATGTATCTAGCGCATTCATTCATGAGTAATGAGAAACGGCAAAAACATCAACAGCCTTTAATTTTAGTGGTAGAAAATCATGATGATAGTTTACTGTTAATGAGTTATACCCTTGAGTTACTTGGTTGTCAGTCTATTTGTCAAAAGGAAAGTTCAACAACAATATTTATGGCTAAAGAACACCAACCTGATTTAATTTTATTGAATATTTTTTTACCAAGTATGAGTGGACTAGATGTTATTCAGTATCTAAAACACGAATCATTAACTTGTCATATTCCTGTGGTTGCTGTGACGGTTTTAACTGGGAGTGAAGATAAAAAAAGTCTTCTCGAAGCTGGTTTTGATGATTACATCATTAAACCTTATATGATTGAGGAATTAGGAGCAATTATCGACCGGTTACTAGGGAGAAAATTTGAACTATGCTCGGCTTTAGCAGTGCAACGGATTCATTAA
- a CDS encoding AAA family ATPase — translation MEFDYFRTNESNNTNKNFQNLLSSGWRPFHRDFDWDYFGKILFHDTQELTQKSINLASYYADALARKEYAWWANILNLASDYTRGEFQKYWSYITPDMLTPEHRHKDFLSTETPLVQFVSRNSIPIDYVLNLLQEITVLRVLNLLERPDIITQYYSERDFYFPVEKFVNWERLDVINTVYAYWSEYDIWLQIEAYERGRRNYTLMAKNIKPLINKATYDLAVMLSGYQSRVGKVHSQYPLSTFPPDIQDFTDIVQQTILDQNQLAVVVHGAPGTGKTAWTQSVAKEILVPLGYVIFILDHDAITNFVPPTYLEKICIIINEADNLAQDRASEVAQYNNKTEHILALLDGTLYQSIIDESGIQMQQKLVILMTCNTTERLDPAMLRKGRVDLICEFTKKFV, via the coding sequence ATGGAATTTGACTATTTCCGAACTAACGAAAGTAATAACACTAATAAGAACTTTCAAAATTTGTTATCTAGTGGTTGGCGGCCATTTCACAGAGATTTTGACTGGGACTATTTTGGTAAAATTTTATTCCATGATACCCAGGAATTAACGCAGAAAAGCATTAATTTAGCCAGTTATTATGCTGATGCCTTAGCCAGAAAAGAGTATGCTTGGTGGGCAAATATTTTAAATTTAGCCTCAGATTATACCCGTGGCGAATTTCAAAAATACTGGAGTTATATCACACCCGATATGCTTACCCCAGAACATCGTCATAAAGACTTTTTAAGTACAGAAACACCTCTTGTCCAATTTGTCAGCCGTAACAGTATTCCTATTGATTATGTACTAAATCTTCTCCAAGAAATTACTGTTTTACGAGTTTTGAATTTGTTAGAACGTCCTGATATTATCACTCAATATTACTCAGAAAGAGATTTTTATTTCCCAGTTGAAAAATTTGTGAATTGGGAAAGATTAGATGTGATTAATACAGTTTACGCTTATTGGTCAGAATATGATATTTGGTTACAAATTGAAGCCTATGAAAGAGGCAGAAGAAATTATACTTTAATGGCCAAAAACATCAAGCCATTAATTAATAAAGCAACCTATGATTTAGCAGTCATGCTGAGTGGATATCAAAGCCGTGTTGGCAAAGTTCATAGTCAGTATCCATTGTCAACATTTCCCCCAGACATTCAAGATTTTACTGACATAGTTCAACAAACAATTTTAGATCAAAATCAATTAGCAGTAGTAGTACATGGCGCACCAGGTACAGGGAAAACAGCATGGACACAAAGTGTAGCTAAAGAAATTCTTGTCCCTTTAGGATATGTAATTTTTATTTTAGATCATGATGCAATTACTAACTTTGTTCCCCCAACATATTTAGAAAAGATTTGTATTATCATTAATGAAGCGGATAATCTAGCCCAAGACCGGGCTTCAGAAGTAGCACAATATAACAACAAAACTGAGCATATTTTAGCCTTATTAGATGGGACATTATACCAAAGCATAATTGATGAATCTGGTATTCAAATGCAACAGAAATTAGTAATACTAATGACCTGTAATACCACGGAAAGATTAGATCCAGCTATGTTACGTAAAGGTAGGGTAGACTTAATATGTGAGTTCACCAAAAAATTTGTTTAA